A region of Plasmodium falciparum 3D7 genome assembly, chromosome: 12 DNA encodes the following proteins:
- a CDS encoding NIMA related kinase 3, whose translation MVCIYLFCFLLFHLFVVNTRMRILCNLLIVICEYMFPFYSFILFKFVKMLSLLLPSILSCEKKYQVYKNNGYKFETVLDFMTSDSEIHLIRSIESDEIYISKVYDIYGINEDDLNKYMNELYIMNKLRNCENIVNIIDYIKENDTLSFILEFCNQGDLHSDILRKKLNNEIYTESEIFNILHQILNGLNIIHQNGIIHGDLKSTNIFIKDNKIKIGDFGISSEQSSNNNLGTLNCLSYESIKFKKTNKLSDLFQVGCILYELATLSSPFCATNINDMISLFEDKNYKSYIIKNISSIYSQKLVNVISKLLSLNTLERLEVITNYNLETTQHVHLENANKIISCITVQ comes from the coding sequence ATGGTTTGCATTTacttgttttgttttttattattccatTTGTTTGTTGTTAATACTCGTATGAGGATATTGTGTAATTTGTTGATAGTTATTTGTGAGTATATGTTCCCTTTTTACtcttttatattgtttaaatTTGTTAAGATGTTATCTTTATTGTTACCGTCAATATTATCGTGTGAGAAGAAATACCAGGTGTATAAGAATAATGGATATAAATTTGAGACCGTGTTAGATTTCATGACATCAGATAGTGAAATTCATTTGATAAGATCTATAGAAAGTGAtgagatatatatatctaaggtatatgatatatatggtataaatgaagatgatttgaataaatatatgaatgaattatatataatgaataagTTAAGAAATTGTGAGaatattgtaaatataatagattatattaaagaaaatgatacaTTATCTTTTATTCTTGAGTTTTGTAATCAAGGAGATTTACATTCAGATATCTTAAGaaagaaattaaataatgaaatatatacagaaagtgaaatatttaatatattacatcaaatattaaatggtttaaatataattcatcAGAATGGTATAATACATGGAGATTTAAAAAGtactaatatatttattaaagataataaaataaagattGGTGATTTCGGTATATCATCAGAACAAagttcaaataataatttaggaACATTAAATTGTTTAAGTTATGAATCAATTAAATTTaagaaaacaaataaattaagTGATTTATTTCAAGTTGgatgtattttatatgaacTTGCCACTTTGTCATCACCCTTTTGTGCTACAAATATCAATGATATGATATCTCTTTTTGaggataaaaattataaaagctatattatcaaaaatatatcttctaTATATTCACAAAAATTAGTAAATGTTATTTCTAAACTATTGTCTTTAAATACATTAGAAAGATTGGAAGTAATTACTAATTATAACTTAGAAACGACACAACACGTACATTTAGAAAAtgcaaataaaataatatcatgTATAACGgttcaataa
- a CDS encoding cytochrome c oxidase assembly protein COX19, putative, which translates to MDIKRQLVKKPDRGSFLLDHNNECTSIKQKYLKCLKENNNDHICCRDHSKEYFICRMDNNLLERQSLNDLGFIEHEEKNESRIKNFKDVYSYNIYNENMERISRNMHDNIKSNNLLLNENNMLSKLNKNDHIKFVDINEKNDRNDFILLDINNKENTNKKINTDDLKNSEINDEKKIAIRRKEAEGYLAGKEYIKTLLEKKQKKTFFFLNEIFKSNNV; encoded by the coding sequence ATGGATATAAAAAGGCAGCTTGTTAAGAAGCCTGATAGGGGGAGTTTCTTACttgatcataataatgaatgTACGTCAATAAAACAGAAATATTTAAAGTGTTTAAAGGAAAATAACAATGACCATATTTGTTGTCGAGATCATTCTAAAGAATATTTCATATGTCGCatggataataatttattggaAAGGCAAAGCTTAAATGATTTAGGTTTTATTGaacatgaagaaaaaaatgaaagccgaataaaaaattttaaagatGTATATagttacaatatatataatgaaaacatGGAACGTATATCAAGAAATATgcatgataatattaaaagtaataatttattgttGAATGAGAATAATATGTTATCAAAATTAAATAAGAATGACCATATAAAATTTGtggatataaatgaaaaaaatgataggAATGATTTTATTCTCttagatattaataataaggaaaatacaaataaaaagataaatacagacgatttaaaaaattcagAAATTAacgatgaaaaaaaaatagctaTAAGAAGAAAAGAGGCTGAGGGTTATTTAGCTggaaaggaatatataaagacCTTGTTGGAAAAAAAGCAAAAGaagacatttttttttttaaatgaaatatttaaaagtaATAATGTTTGA
- a CDS encoding ATP-dependent DNA/RNA helicase PSH2, translated as MYRNKLKSLCCFCENYFYTYKCSHLNNLNFIYFTTYYNFMNLNVSKDVNNYMKINGIIKKVDIKRYYNKKLNNWSYEDNAKEFDKKDEKEYGSKYEYNNKFINEEEKKDEEKKYRYDEKIHKGLYSEDNSTSMNNRYNNNESTYKMPKEILNRHEKIDLNSLPIDEEIINNLKIILNIEKLYMYQYIIYNEILKNSKHLLIYNKTGTGKTLSYLLPLIQKLINDKFDCNKKVLIITQNIYLCKQLYIYILSIYPTLNVCILSDEKESYNMNNNINNDIIVNIKRNNINPNDKENNDMCDEKYGIHFYLCTPNKLEYFIKNYKNKSRNDKNVMNNILNNINTIVIDEFDYIVEYRKNILNFFFKKDLFNEIHNNNNIRDKNRFNHDIFNKSNYNIYLFTANINEVIKKKIYEHLNGFVFFDFINGIKEHIQKQVAEQHNFNIDVLKNSENVVQLLNKENKNESLCNLNITHFVCKINSASKYKYVCYFLEEFFFHKQKISQKVYNDMVYDEYDKLNYRNMIPMEENKFVNNSEKEGNMKRSNADKINKCIIFANTKEEVEKLYEISLLKPHAVMMHSELLTIQKNENINLFKVGKKNVLITTDIISRGLDIDNVIFILNYSPPTSPNDYIHRSGRTGRGKEKGICLTMYHKYEYRNVDKIMKYTKNKFEVILCPKVEDVYKFSVDKLVENVMKIAPEKYEFFNEKSKELLKKHNTKIIAQILSILLKFDKKSFDVSLLSGKKNYVAVLIKDPFFEVIKNRDDIINIIKVITGNKIITTIIGDVAKCDEGFIVDISSSHVNKIISLFNSSNFEYKSKGLEINTLIELPPIIKEKKNIIRRKKKAPWITYKLQKKKIIILGRKTEKYKRKRAEDIIKDINRNI; from the exons atgtATAGAAATAAATTGAAGAGTCTATGTTGTTTTTGTGAGAACTATTTTTATACTTATAAATGTAgtcatttaaataatttaaactttatatattttactacATATTACAATTTTATGAACTTAAATGTTTCTAAGGAtgtgaataattatatgaaaataaatggaataattaaaaaggtagatataaaaagatattataataaaaaattaaataattggTCTTATGAAGATAATGCTAAAGAATTTGATAAGAAGGATGAAAAAGAATATGGAagtaaatatgaatataataataaatttataaatgaggaagagaaaaaagatgaagaaaagaaatatagatatgatgaaaaaattCATAAAGGATTATATTCAGAAGATAATTCAACAAGTATGAataatagatataataataatgagagTACTTATAAAATGCCAaaggaaatattaaataGGCATGAAAAAATAGATTTGAATTCTCTACCTATAGatgaagaaattattaataaccttaagattattttaaatatagaaaaattatatatgtatcaatatattatatataatgaaatctTAAAAAATTCTAaacatttattaatatataataaaacaggTACAGGGAAAACCTTAAGTTATTTATTACCAttaatacaaaaattaataaatgataaatttgattgtaataaaaaggtattaataataacacagaatatatatttatgtaaacagttatatatatatatattatccatTTATCCAACTTTAAATGTGTGTATATTATCTGATGAAAAGGAAagttataatatgaataataatataaacaatgatattatagtaaatataaaaagaaataatattaacccTAATGATAAAGAGAATAATGATATGTGTGATGAAAAGTACggtatacatttttatttatgtacacCTAACAAATtggaatattttataaaaaattataaaaacaaaagtagaaatgataaaaatgttatgaataatatattaaataatataaatactatTGTTATAGATGAATTTGATTATATTGTTGAATATAGAAAGaacattttaaattttttttttaaaaaagatttatttaatgaaattcacaataataataatataagagACAAGAATAGATTTAATcatgatatatttaataaatcaaattataacatatatttatttacagctaatataaatgaggtaataaaaaaaaaaatatatgaacatttaaatggttttgttttttttgattttataaATGGAATTAAAGAACATATACAAAAACAAGTAGCTGAACaacataattttaatattgatGTTTTGAAAAATTCTGAAAATGTTGTTCAATTATTAaacaaagaaaataaaaatgaaagtctatgtaatttaaatattacgCATTTTGTGTGTAAAATTAATTCGgcatcaaaatataaatatgtatgttattttttagaagaatttttttttcataaacaAAAGATTTCTCAAAAAGTTTATAATGATATGGTATATGatgaatatgataaattaaattataggAATATGATTCCTATGGAAGAAAACAAATTTGTGAATAATTCAGAGAAAGAAGGGAATATGAAACGTTCAAATgctgataaaataaataagtgtATAATATTTGCAAATACAAAGGAGgaa gtGGAAAAGTTATATGAAATTTCCTTGCTCAAACCACACGCAGTAATGATGCATTCAGAATTATTGACCATacagaaaaatgaaaatatcaaTTTATTTAAAGTTGGTAAAAAAAATGTCCTTATTACTACAGATATAATAAGTAGAGGTTTGGATATAGAcaatgttatatttattttaaattattctcCCCCGACATCACCCAATGATTATATACAcag ATCTGGAAGAACTGGAAGAGGAAAGGAAAAAGGAATTTGTCTAACCATGtatcataaatatgaatatagaAATGTagataaaataatgaaatatacaaaaaacaaatttgAAGTTATATTGTGCCCAAAGGTTGAGGATGTTTATAAATTTTCTGTAGATAAATTAGTAG AGAATGTAATGAAGATAGCACcggaaaaatatgaattttttaatgaaaaatcAAAGGAGTTACTAAAGAAAcataatacaaaaattattGCGCAAATATtgtctatattattaaaatttgataaaaaaagTTTCGACGTTTCTTTGTTgtcaggaaaaaaaaattatgtggCAGTATTAATAAAGGATCCATTTTTTGAG gtaataaaaaatagagatgatataattaatataattaaggTTATTACAGGAAATAAAATCATAACAACG aTTATTGGAGATGTAGCCAAATGTGATGAGGGATTTATTGTTGACATTTCCAGTTCGCATgtcaataaaattataagttTATTTAACAGTTCTAATTTTGAGTATAAGAGTAAAGGATtagaaataaatacattaataGAACTACCTCCTATTATTAAggagaagaaaaatattataagaaggaaaaaaaaggCACCTTGGATAACATA CAAATTacagaaaaagaaaatcatAATTTTAGGTAGAAAAACAGAAAAGTACAAAAGAAAACGAGCTgaggatataataaaagacaTTAATAGGAATATTTGA
- a CDS encoding SRAP domain-containing protein, putative — MCVRMHFNIDLNVLKSKYKCNKIVNDDKVKRGMINKKNYVPIIFESVENSTSKEKIINVCLWGISPFTYGKIEKDFALINARLETLHIKKSFSVLINKNRCAVVVNGYFEWMGNEGSSKKTPYYIYNGNTNNKNELKIENEELNNVESDKYKSENEDNDSKIKNDEDKKQGNVQVKEEIKNEIKDEAKGEVKDEAKGEVKDEAKGEVKDEAKDEIKDEAKDEAKDEAKDEAKDEAKEEQEEDQLVDENSHKRKKVIKEEISTKKIKKELSDEADNLNNIENNQNEKKQENCSYIILAGLYTVSNDNKKECRNTIITTSSENTNLQDIHERCPLLLSENTLSLWLDVEKKYTDIIDKVKEEHIIMSSQLKFREVQNWNDFTNYTKEDKKDSILKYVKKNENN, encoded by the exons atgtgTGTTCGAATGCATTTTAATATTGATTTAAACGTTTTGAAAAGTAAATATAAGTGTAACAAAATAGTTAATGATGACAAAGTAAAAAGAGGGATGATCAACaa GAAAAATTATGTACCCATCATTTTTGAAAGTGTTGAAAATTCCAcatcaaaagaaaaaattattaatgtGTGCTTATGGGGAATTTCTCCTTTTACTTATggaaaaatagaaaaagacTTTGCTTTGATTAATGCTAGATTGGAGACcctacacataaaaaaatcattcag tgtattaataaataaaaatagatgTGCTGTCGTTGTTAATGGTTATTTTGAATGGATGGGCAACGAAGGATCCTCAAAAAAAActccatattatatatacaatggtaacacaaataataaaaatgaattaaaaattgAAAACGAAGAATTGAATAATGTAGAATCTGATAAATACAAATCAGAAAATGAAGACAATGatagtaaaataaaaaatgatgaggATAAAAAACAGGGAAATGTACaagtaaaagaagaaataaaaaatgaaataaaagatGAAGCAAAAGGTGAGGTAAAAGATGAAGCAAAAGGTGAGGTAAAAGATGAAGCAAAAGGTGAGGTAAAAGATGAAGCAAAAGATGAAATAAAAGATGAAGCAAAAGATGAAGCAAAAGATGAAGCAAAAGATGAAGCAAAAGATGAAGCAAAAGAAGAACAAGAAGAAGATCAATTAGTTGATGAAAATTCTCATAAGAGaaaaaaagttataaaagaagaaatatctactaaaaaaataaaaaaagaacttTCTGATGaag cagataatttaaataatatagaaaacaACCAAAACGAAAAGAAACAAGAAAATTGctcatatataattcttgCTG gTTTATATACTGTATCTAATGATAATAAGAAAGAATGTCGAAATACCATAATAACAACTTCAAGTGAAAATACCAACTTACAAGATATACACGAGAg aTGCCCTCTACTTCTTAGTGAAAATACCTTATCCCTATGGCTAGATgtggaaaaaaaatacacagaCATAATAGATAAAGTTAAAGAGGAACACATCATCATGA gttCCCAACTAAAATTTAGGGAAGTTCAAAACTGGAATGATTTTACAAATTATACAAAAGAAGATAAAAAGGATTCTATTCtaaaatatgttaaaaaaaatgaaaataactAA
- a CDS encoding SRAP domain-containing protein, putative codes for MCVRMHFNIDLNVLKSKYKCNKIVNDDKVKRGMINKKNYVPIIFESVENSTSKEKIINVCLWGISPFTYGKIEKDFALINARLETLHIKKSFSVLINKNRCAVVVNGYFEWMGNEGSSKKTPYYIYNGNTNNKNELKIENEELNNVESDKYKSENEDNDSKIKNDEDKKQGNVQVKEEIKNEIKDEAKGEVKDEAKGEVKDEAKGEVKDEAKDEIKDEAKDEAKDEAKDEAKDEAKEEQEEDQLVDENSHKRKKVIKEEISTKKIKKELSDEDNLNNIENNQNEKKQENCSYIILAGLYTVSNDNKKECRNTIITTSSENTNLQDIHERCPLLLSENTLSLWLDVEKKYTDIIDKVKEEHIIMSSQLKFREVQNWNDFTNYTKEDKKDSILKYVKKNENN; via the exons atgtgTGTTCGAATGCATTTTAATATTGATTTAAACGTTTTGAAAAGTAAATATAAGTGTAACAAAATAGTTAATGATGACAAAGTAAAAAGAGGGATGATCAACaa GAAAAATTATGTACCCATCATTTTTGAAAGTGTTGAAAATTCCAcatcaaaagaaaaaattattaatgtGTGCTTATGGGGAATTTCTCCTTTTACTTATggaaaaatagaaaaagacTTTGCTTTGATTAATGCTAGATTGGAGACcctacacataaaaaaatcattcag tgtattaataaataaaaatagatgTGCTGTCGTTGTTAATGGTTATTTTGAATGGATGGGCAACGAAGGATCCTCAAAAAAAActccatattatatatacaatggtaacacaaataataaaaatgaattaaaaattgAAAACGAAGAATTGAATAATGTAGAATCTGATAAATACAAATCAGAAAATGAAGACAATGatagtaaaataaaaaatgatgaggATAAAAAACAGGGAAATGTACaagtaaaagaagaaataaaaaatgaaataaaagatGAAGCAAAAGGTGAGGTAAAAGATGAAGCAAAAGGTGAGGTAAAAGATGAAGCAAAAGGTGAGGTAAAAGATGAAGCAAAAGATGAAATAAAAGATGAAGCAAAAGATGAAGCAAAAGATGAAGCAAAAGATGAAGCAAAAGATGAAGCAAAAGAAGAACAAGAAGAAGATCAATTAGTTGATGAAAATTCTCATAAGAGaaaaaaagttataaaagaagaaatatctactaaaaaaataaaaaaagaacttTCTGATGaag ataatttaaataatatagaaaacaACCAAAACGAAAAGAAACAAGAAAATTGctcatatataattcttgCTG gTTTATATACTGTATCTAATGATAATAAGAAAGAATGTCGAAATACCATAATAACAACTTCAAGTGAAAATACCAACTTACAAGATATACACGAGAg aTGCCCTCTACTTCTTAGTGAAAATACCTTATCCCTATGGCTAGATgtggaaaaaaaatacacagaCATAATAGATAAAGTTAAAGAGGAACACATCATCATGA gttCCCAACTAAAATTTAGGGAAGTTCAAAACTGGAATGATTTTACAAATTATACAAAAGAAGATAAAAAGGATTCTATTCtaaaatatgttaaaaaaaatgaaaataactAA
- a CDS encoding mitochondrial phosphate carrier protein: MMKRKEVWDSRISSPVTRIKHPHEHNLSYYSKCMFGGILSCGLTHTIITPLDVTKCRIQTYPNIYKNLFQSIKKIVKEEKVRSLTLGWTPTFVGYSLQGLCKFGFYEIFKDVYSNYLGEENAYKYKGATWLLASASAEFTADIFLCPFEMIKVKMQTSKANTFPTKMVPSIAHMLKNRKESKFPFGSVGPLWCRQIPYTMAKFYFFEKIVQLMYDKVFTMPKDNYSKSTQLGITFASGYLSGIICALVSHPADNLISQLGKVENKDKSLGMITKEMGMFNLFTKGICTRVLMIGTLTGLQWWIYDTFKSVMGLGTSGSGSSAKK; the protein is encoded by the coding sequence atgatgaaaagaaAGGAAGTATGGGATTCAAGGATCAGTAGTCCCGTAACAAGGATAAAACATCCTCATGAACATAACCTATCATATTATAGCAAGTGCATGTTTGGAGGTATATTATCATGCGGTTTAACACATACAATAATTACACCTTTAGATGTGACAAAATGTCGAATTCAGACATATccaaatatttataagaatTTATTTCAAAGTATAAAGAAGAttgtaaaagaagaaaaggtAAGAAGTTTAACCCTAGGATGGACTCCTACATTTGTTGGTTATTCTTTACAAGGTTTATGTAAATTTGGATTTTATGAAATCTTTAAAGATGTATATTCTAATTATTTGGGTGAAGAAAatgcatataaatataaaggtGCTACATGGTTACTTGCTTCAGCATCCGCTGAATTTACAGCagacatttttttatgtccTTTTGAAATGATTAAAGTAAAAATGCAAACAAGTAAGGCTAATACATTTCCTACGAAAATGGTACCATCTATAGCTCATATGTTGAAAAATAGAAAAGAGTCTAAATTTCCGTTTGGTAGCGTAGGACCTTTATGGTGTCGTCAAATACCTTATACTATGGCtaagttttatttttttgaaaagaTTGTTCAGCTAATGTATGATAAAGTATTTACTATGCCTAAAGATAATTATTCTAAATCAACACAACTCGGTATAACATTTGCATCAGGTTATTTATCAGGTATTATTTGTGCCCTTGTTTCGCATCCAGCTGATAATTTAATTTCACAATTAGGAAAAgtagaaaataaagataaaagcTTAGGAATGATAACTAAAGAAATGGGAatgtttaatttatttactaAAGGAATATGTACAAGAGTATTAATGATAGGAACATTGACAGGTTTACAATGGTGGATTTATGATACGTTTAAGTCCGTTATGGGATTAGGAACAAGTGGATCAGGTTCCTCCGCAAAAAAATGA